A single region of the Syntrophorhabdaceae bacterium genome encodes:
- the yqeB gene encoding selenium-dependent molybdenum cofactor biosynthesis protein YqeB, producing MRGLRVIIKGAGEMATGIACRLYQANIRKIVMLEIPEPLAVRRTVAFCASVRNLEATVEGIRAVLIKDLQETPGIWAEESIAVLVDPQWRATTTLKPDVVIDAIMAKRSLGTRRDEAPLVIGVGPGFVAPADVHAVVESNRGHNLGRVIYAGAAESYTGIPGQVGGFTHERVLRSPHSGIIIHAGKNIGSPVAKGEVVLYVDDTPVLASISGILRGLVDEIKVQANEKVGDIEPGADSSYYQTISDKARAIGGGALEALMHFSR from the coding sequence ATGAGAGGGCTCCGGGTTATCATCAAGGGCGCCGGTGAGATGGCAACCGGCATAGCCTGTCGCCTCTATCAGGCGAACATTCGCAAAATTGTCATGTTAGAAATCCCCGAACCGCTTGCAGTGAGAAGAACCGTGGCCTTCTGCGCGTCGGTGCGAAACCTGGAAGCCACGGTGGAAGGTATAAGAGCCGTCCTGATAAAGGATCTGCAGGAAACCCCGGGGATCTGGGCGGAAGAATCGATCGCGGTTCTCGTGGATCCGCAGTGGCGCGCCACAACCACACTCAAACCGGATGTGGTTATAGATGCAATTATGGCCAAGAGAAGTCTCGGGACGAGAAGGGATGAAGCCCCACTTGTTATTGGCGTGGGTCCTGGATTCGTCGCGCCCGCCGACGTTCATGCGGTGGTGGAAAGTAACAGAGGTCATAACCTGGGTCGGGTCATTTATGCGGGCGCGGCAGAGTCGTATACCGGCATACCAGGCCAGGTCGGCGGCTTCACCCATGAGCGTGTGTTGCGTTCCCCCCACTCCGGTATAATTATCCACGCGGGTAAGAACATCGGTAGCCCGGTCGCAAAAGGTGAGGTAGTGCTCTACGTGGACGATACGCCGGTTCTTGCCTCGATCAGCGGCATTCTCCGCGGCCTCGTCGATGAGATTAAGGTGCAAGCGAATGAGAAGGTGGGAGACATCGAACCCGGGGCGGACTCCTCCTACTACCAAACTATCTCCGACAAGGCGCGGGCCATAGGCGGCGGCGCCCTCGAAGCACTGATGCATTTCAGCCGGTGA
- a CDS encoding FAD-dependent oxidoreductase — protein GLAAAFYLRRSGHAVTVYEKFPEAGGMLRYSIPPFRLPKDVVRKQIKALEHMGITFKVQTALGRDVSLTELASTFDAIFLASGTWNAFKLGVPGEEAPGVTYALDYLGKINRGEQVVLGNKVIVIGGGSVAIDAARTAKRSGSIEVHLVCLECRDMTSKDRMLALDSEIAQAEEEGIIIHDSLGIKEILVQNGKAVGLDTMKCVSVRELDGSFNPQYDATCTALALQSDSIVIAIGQGVDQSLAAHGLTYTQKGTVSVDPNSSATGIKGVFAGGDVVSGATTVIQAVASARDAARGIEVSLSGNDISPTQEAMKAEFNNSLLQEIPRARARELSVSERMKTINVEDVAGITIEEAAKEAERCFNCGCLAVAPSDLAMALIALNATVITTKRKVASELFFNANATSSTILDPDEIIKEIQIPRPSPRATQRYEKFTLRKPIDFAVVSVASVMTIHNGVCKDLRLVLGAVAPTPLRAKAAEDFLKGRRLDEHTAEDAGKIALKDALPLTQNAYKIQIAKTLVKRLLLS, from the coding sequence GGACTTGCCGCTGCCTTCTATCTCAGGAGATCAGGACATGCCGTCACGGTGTACGAAAAGTTCCCTGAAGCGGGTGGCATGCTTCGATACAGCATTCCCCCATTCCGTCTGCCAAAGGACGTTGTAAGAAAACAGATAAAAGCCCTGGAACACATGGGCATCACCTTTAAGGTTCAAACCGCGCTAGGCAGGGATGTGTCGCTCACAGAGCTCGCAAGCACATTCGACGCGATCTTTCTCGCGTCAGGCACCTGGAACGCATTCAAGTTAGGGGTCCCTGGAGAAGAAGCGCCGGGCGTAACGTACGCTCTCGATTACCTCGGCAAAATCAATAGAGGAGAACAGGTTGTTCTGGGTAATAAGGTCATTGTCATAGGCGGTGGCAGCGTTGCCATCGATGCGGCCAGGACGGCAAAAAGGTCCGGTTCTATCGAAGTCCATCTCGTCTGCCTGGAATGCCGGGACATGACGTCAAAAGACAGGATGCTGGCCCTCGATAGCGAAATTGCTCAGGCGGAGGAGGAAGGGATTATCATTCACGACTCTCTCGGAATAAAGGAAATACTCGTTCAAAACGGTAAGGCCGTGGGTCTTGACACCATGAAATGTGTCTCGGTGCGTGAGCTTGACGGCTCTTTCAATCCCCAGTACGATGCCACGTGCACCGCGCTCGCCCTTCAATCGGATAGCATTGTGATCGCCATCGGTCAGGGAGTCGATCAATCCCTTGCCGCGCACGGGCTTACCTACACGCAAAAAGGTACGGTCTCAGTCGATCCGAATAGTTCGGCGACGGGCATCAAAGGGGTCTTTGCCGGAGGCGACGTGGTATCCGGGGCTACCACGGTCATTCAGGCCGTGGCGTCGGCTCGAGACGCGGCAAGGGGCATTGAGGTCTCGCTTTCAGGCAACGACATATCTCCGACGCAAGAAGCCATGAAAGCCGAATTCAACAATTCTCTGTTGCAGGAAATTCCGCGTGCAAGGGCCCGCGAATTGTCTGTATCGGAGCGCATGAAAACCATCAACGTGGAAGATGTGGCTGGTATCACGATAGAGGAAGCCGCCAAAGAGGCCGAGCGATGCTTTAACTGCGGCTGTCTTGCTGTAGCGCCCTCAGATCTCGCCATGGCCTTGATCGCGCTTAACGCAACTGTCATCACCACAAAGCGAAAAGTGGCGTCTGAGCTCTTCTTCAACGCCAATGCGACGAGTTCGACCATTCTTGACCCTGACGAGATCATAAAGGAGATTCAGATTCCCAGGCCCTCACCGCGAGCGACGCAGAGATACGAGAAATTCACGTTAAGAAAACCCATCGATTTTGCGGTCGTGAGCGTAGCGTCAGTCATGACCATTCATAATGGGGTCTGTAAAGATCTCCGCCTCGTGTTGGGGGCCGTGGCGCCAACGCCCCTTCGTGCAAAGGCGGCGGAAGATTTTTTGAAAGGCCGGCGCCTTGATGAGCACACGGCTGAGGACGCGGGTAAAATTGCTTTGAAGGACGCCCTGCCTCTCACACAGAATGCGTACAAAATCCAAATCGCAAAGACCCTGGTCAAGCGATTGTTATTGAGTTGA